Proteins encoded in a region of the Halioglobus maricola genome:
- a CDS encoding DUF1214 domain-containing protein, which yields MLNRLFFSLLLMPAIAGAETVTVENFVRAESDSMIRGSMKSFDYGVGELKHLRQPTAPDNQPVIRMNQDTLYSGIVLDLSRPAMVTLPDTDGRYVSMHVVNQDHYMSFETEPGRYKLTENSVGSRFAQVTFRTFVDPNDQRDIERAHATQDMIEISGGGSGPFDAPDWDQEALSIARKALSDLATLGFDTTYAFGSEEETRPIDHLIGTAAGWGGLPSSAAFYLIESVNENDGKTPHTLTVRNVPVDAFWSVTVYNADGYLEANDLGVNSYNGITAKSNPDGSHTIHYGGCEDGRVNCIPVTQGWNYAVRLYSPRQEILNGSWTFPKPVPSE from the coding sequence ATGCTCAATAGACTGTTCTTTTCCTTGCTATTGATGCCCGCCATTGCAGGTGCTGAAACGGTAACGGTTGAAAATTTCGTCCGTGCCGAGTCAGATTCCATGATTCGCGGAAGTATGAAGAGTTTTGATTACGGCGTCGGTGAGCTCAAGCACCTCCGCCAACCTACAGCACCCGATAACCAGCCTGTTATCCGGATGAACCAAGACACTCTCTATTCGGGGATAGTACTGGATCTGTCGAGGCCGGCGATGGTCACGCTCCCTGATACGGATGGTCGCTATGTATCTATGCATGTGGTGAATCAGGATCACTATATGTCCTTTGAGACAGAGCCAGGAAGGTACAAACTTACGGAGAACTCTGTGGGCTCACGCTTCGCGCAGGTCACCTTCCGGACCTTTGTTGACCCCAATGATCAAAGAGACATCGAGAGAGCGCATGCAACCCAGGACATGATCGAGATTAGCGGAGGCGGTAGCGGTCCTTTTGATGCCCCGGATTGGGACCAGGAAGCACTGTCGATAGCGCGCAAGGCACTGAGCGATTTGGCGACACTTGGTTTCGATACTACCTATGCCTTCGGTAGCGAGGAAGAGACGCGACCAATAGACCACCTTATCGGCACCGCCGCAGGCTGGGGTGGCCTACCGAGCAGTGCTGCCTTTTATTTAATCGAAAGCGTCAATGAGAATGACGGCAAGACGCCTCACACGTTGACAGTACGGAATGTGCCTGTAGATGCCTTTTGGTCAGTCACGGTCTACAACGCCGACGGCTATCTTGAGGCTAATGATCTCGGCGTTAATAGCTATAATGGCATCACCGCCAAGTCGAACCCGGACGGTTCCCACACTATTCATTATGGCGGATGCGAGGATGGACGTGTCAACTGCATTCCCGTTACCCAGGGTTGGAACTATGCGGTTCGTCTCTACAGCCCGAGACAGGAGATTCTGAATGGCTCATGGACATTTCCAAAGCCAGTGCCGTCAGAGTAG
- a CDS encoding DUF1254 domain-containing protein, producing the protein MKLYTALVSLTAVFSVSASCTFAETNVTTPYYKADVPASLLTPDHDESVYLGAVDMNDGFPTEETAQKAFDFLDTSRAVNLYTNGIAIASMYAMLEGNAKIGVEANRTIGVTEQLMDARAIWLTPNTTTPYIHAEVDVKNGPVVVELQTPVIGLINDAYFKYVADIGMGGPDRGQGGKYLLVGEDYEGEIPDGYYVYETNTYRHWLLMRAVSKPGESIEQTLAAFKKGFKMYLLSEAKNPPANKYINLSEIHSITVHSADAHFFDEINEVIQYEPANSGEFETIGLAASLGIKKGEPFEPDERMQGILDEAAKIANAASRSMLYRPRNPAMYIYPDRKWFSQAIQSHEFVDDNGALELDDRMAFHFYATGITPFMVSPQVGAGSVYAVATVDSEGEGLSGDKQYAVTLPGPVPAKDFWSFMVYDNQTRSILETDQKSGGVDSLRNAPKASADGSVTIYFSPNAPEEHQDNWVQTTPGKGFNIILRLYGPLEKWFDRSWKPGDLEVIGEIK; encoded by the coding sequence ATGAAGCTGTATACAGCGCTCGTAAGTTTAACGGCAGTGTTTAGTGTCTCCGCATCCTGCACCTTCGCTGAGACTAATGTTACGACTCCGTATTACAAGGCTGACGTGCCTGCCAGCCTGTTAACACCCGATCACGACGAGTCCGTGTATCTCGGTGCTGTTGATATGAACGACGGTTTTCCGACTGAAGAGACCGCACAGAAAGCGTTTGATTTTCTTGACACGAGCAGGGCCGTAAATCTTTACACCAATGGCATAGCCATCGCATCGATGTATGCCATGCTCGAAGGAAACGCCAAGATTGGTGTTGAAGCAAACCGGACGATTGGCGTAACAGAGCAGCTGATGGATGCGCGAGCGATATGGCTAACGCCTAATACCACAACGCCCTATATTCACGCTGAGGTTGACGTCAAAAATGGCCCGGTCGTCGTAGAGCTGCAAACCCCAGTGATCGGGTTGATCAATGATGCCTATTTCAAGTATGTCGCTGACATTGGCATGGGTGGTCCAGACCGGGGCCAGGGAGGAAAGTATTTACTGGTGGGCGAGGATTACGAAGGGGAAATCCCCGACGGATACTATGTGTATGAGACCAATACCTATCGACACTGGTTGTTGATGCGGGCCGTCAGCAAGCCCGGTGAATCAATCGAGCAAACCTTAGCTGCCTTTAAAAAAGGGTTCAAAATGTACCTTTTGAGCGAAGCGAAAAATCCACCCGCCAATAAATACATTAACCTGTCGGAAATTCACTCTATCACCGTGCATTCTGCTGACGCCCACTTCTTCGATGAAATCAACGAAGTCATACAATATGAGCCCGCTAATTCTGGAGAATTTGAGACTATTGGTTTAGCTGCGTCACTGGGTATAAAGAAAGGCGAACCTTTCGAGCCTGACGAAAGAATGCAGGGCATTCTTGACGAGGCCGCCAAAATTGCCAATGCGGCGAGCCGATCGATGCTTTATCGCCCTCGCAACCCGGCCATGTACATCTACCCAGATCGCAAGTGGTTCTCGCAGGCGATTCAAAGTCACGAGTTTGTCGATGACAACGGCGCCCTGGAATTAGATGACCGAATGGCCTTTCACTTCTATGCGACCGGTATTACCCCGTTCATGGTAAGTCCTCAAGTCGGAGCAGGGTCAGTCTATGCCGTTGCAACCGTTGATAGTGAAGGCGAGGGTCTTAGCGGCGACAAGCAATACGCAGTGACCCTCCCAGGGCCCGTGCCGGCCAAGGACTTCTGGTCATTTATGGTCTACGACAATCAGACCCGCTCGATATTGGAGACCGATCAGAAATCCGGTGGTGTAGACAGTTTGAGAAATGCCCCGAAAGCATCGGCTGATGGCAGTGTGACCATATATTTTTCACCTAATGCGCCCGAGGAGCATCAAGATAACTGGGTTCAGACCACACCAGGAAAAGGGTTTAACATCATACTCAGGCTTTATGGGCCGCTGGAAAAATGGTTTGACCGATCCTGGAAACCGGGCGATTTAGAGGTCATCGGCGAGATCAAATAG
- a CDS encoding nuclear transport factor 2 family protein yields the protein MIDIEDNKRLAEELVAAMNRSDTQWFLDNYTDDVMVWTMGNTLISGKYNKDQVAGFADSIFDAFPNGIKFTIHGMIAEGDTVAMETESIGEHVSGKLYNNFYHMLVKFRDGKITLLKEYLDTELVTDVLGGGQRPVSQK from the coding sequence ATGATCGATATTGAAGACAACAAACGGCTCGCCGAAGAACTCGTGGCAGCCATGAACAGATCAGATACACAGTGGTTCCTGGACAACTACACGGATGATGTAATGGTCTGGACCATGGGCAACACCCTGATTTCCGGAAAGTACAATAAAGACCAGGTCGCCGGATTTGCCGATAGCATCTTCGACGCCTTCCCCAATGGCATCAAGTTCACCATTCATGGCATGATCGCCGAAGGTGATACCGTTGCTATGGAGACAGAATCTATCGGAGAGCATGTATCCGGCAAACTCTACAACAACTTCTACCACATGCTGGTGAAGTTTCGGGACGGCAAGATCACGCTCCTGAAGGAGTACCTGGATACAGAACTCGTGACAGACGTACTGGGAGGTGGACAGCGACCTGTGTCCCAGAAATAG